One stretch of Fictibacillus sp. b24 DNA includes these proteins:
- a CDS encoding ABC transporter permease: MSKFFTVMMHTYRSKIKSKPFLISTLVTIALLFVVSNMGEITKMFGGDEESKIGVIDNTGNTVSALQEQLKAAGADLKAEEVNKSEKDAEKSVLNGDLDGLLILDKDASGMVTGSYKAEDVTNQDLITDIEMALQQIKNKSAAESIGLNQEQLAAIYLPVSFEKQSLSDTAKSEEEAAQVYILVYFVLFFMYVSVMMYGSMIAVEVATEKSSRVMEILISSVSPVKQMFGKIFGIVLIALTQLVLFVIGGFAAVKLNENLSGSESIIQELKLNEIPTSLIVYALIFFVLGFFLYATLFAMLGSLISRVEEVNNFMTPIVFVIVAAFMIAMYGRENPESAFVAGASYFPLFTPMLMLLRVGMLSLPVWEVALGIGVLIAAIVLFAVIGARVYRGGVLMYGNAPSLKLIKQALLLSKEEKKNTTGV; the protein is encoded by the coding sequence ATGAGTAAATTTTTCACGGTTATGATGCATACATACCGTTCTAAAATTAAGTCAAAACCATTTCTGATCTCAACGCTTGTTACAATCGCTTTATTATTTGTTGTTTCAAATATGGGTGAGATTACAAAAATGTTTGGCGGGGATGAAGAGTCTAAAATTGGTGTCATTGACAATACAGGAAATACAGTTTCTGCACTTCAAGAACAGCTTAAGGCAGCTGGTGCTGACTTGAAAGCCGAAGAAGTTAATAAGTCTGAAAAAGACGCAGAAAAATCTGTGTTGAATGGAGATTTGGACGGTCTTTTAATACTTGATAAAGATGCATCAGGAATGGTAACCGGAAGCTATAAAGCGGAGGACGTAACAAATCAAGACTTGATTACGGATATTGAGATGGCACTTCAGCAGATTAAAAATAAATCGGCTGCAGAATCCATTGGTCTAAATCAAGAACAGCTAGCAGCGATCTATCTGCCGGTTTCATTTGAAAAACAATCGTTATCGGATACAGCTAAGAGTGAAGAAGAAGCTGCTCAAGTGTATATTCTTGTGTATTTTGTTTTATTCTTTATGTACGTTTCCGTGATGATGTACGGAAGCATGATAGCAGTGGAAGTGGCGACCGAGAAATCGTCACGCGTGATGGAAATCTTAATCTCATCCGTTTCACCTGTTAAACAGATGTTTGGTAAGATTTTTGGTATCGTGCTGATTGCACTTACGCAACTCGTATTGTTCGTCATCGGTGGTTTTGCCGCTGTTAAATTAAATGAAAATCTAAGCGGAAGTGAGAGCATTATACAAGAACTTAAACTGAACGAGATCCCAACGTCATTAATCGTTTATGCACTCATCTTCTTTGTTTTAGGATTTTTCCTTTATGCTACTCTATTTGCAATGCTTGGTTCATTGATTAGCAGAGTAGAAGAAGTGAACAACTTTATGACTCCTATCGTATTTGTAATTGTCGCAGCATTTATGATCGCGATGTACGGACGTGAAAATCCTGAATCTGCATTCGTGGCAGGCGCTTCTTACTTCCCATTATTCACACCGATGCTCATGCTGCTCCGGGTAGGAATGCTTTCATTGCCAGTTTGGGAAGTAGCGCTAGGTATTGGAGTGCTTATAGCTGCAATTGTTTTATTCGCAGTGATTGGGGCTAGAGTTTACCGCGGAGGCGTTTTAATGTACGGCAACGCCCCATCATTAAAACTGATCAAACAGGCTCTTTTGCTATCTAAAGAAGAAAAGAAAAATACAACAGGCGTATAA
- a CDS encoding aldehyde dehydrogenase family protein — protein sequence MEKTLDLQLKPKVAEFLNGTKKHFINGEWVSSASGKTFETLNPSTGEVLAVVSEGGTEDIDKAVKAARAAFETGYWSKMPASKRSYLIYKLAELMEENKEELAQLDTLDNGKPIRETMNADVPLAIEHFRYYAGWATKIVGQTIPVAGSFFNYTRHEALGVVGQIIPWNFPLLMAAWKLGAALATGCTVVLKPAEQTPLSALYLAKLAQEAGFPEGVLNVVTGAGETGAALVDHPNVDKIAFTGSTEVGKLIMRNASNSLKRVTLELGGKSPNIILPDADMSRAVPGALSGIMFNQGQVCCAGSRLYIQKKSFDNVVADLVSHAKKIKQGPGLDPDTTMGPLVSQEQHNRVLGYIQKGQDEGAELLTGGTAPFDRGYFVEPTIFADVDDKMTIAKEEIFGPVVAAMPFEDLDDVISRANDSEYGLAAGLWTENLKTAHYVSNKLRAGTVWVNCYNAFDAASPFGGYKQSGIGREMGSYALNNYTEVKSVWVNLK from the coding sequence ATGGAAAAAACATTAGACCTACAATTAAAACCAAAGGTGGCCGAGTTCCTAAATGGGACGAAAAAACATTTTATCAACGGAGAATGGGTCAGCTCAGCAAGTGGTAAAACATTTGAAACGTTAAACCCTTCAACTGGAGAAGTACTGGCAGTCGTATCTGAAGGTGGTACTGAAGATATTGACAAAGCAGTGAAGGCTGCAAGAGCAGCATTTGAAACAGGATATTGGTCAAAGATGCCTGCTTCAAAGCGTAGCTACTTAATTTACAAACTAGCAGAATTGATGGAAGAGAATAAAGAAGAATTGGCACAGCTGGATACATTGGATAACGGTAAGCCAATCCGTGAAACAATGAATGCGGATGTTCCACTTGCGATCGAACACTTCCGCTATTATGCAGGCTGGGCAACGAAAATCGTAGGGCAGACGATTCCTGTAGCAGGAAGTTTCTTCAACTATACGCGTCATGAAGCGCTTGGCGTAGTTGGACAGATTATTCCTTGGAACTTCCCATTATTGATGGCAGCTTGGAAGCTAGGTGCGGCACTTGCAACAGGATGTACAGTTGTATTGAAGCCGGCTGAGCAAACGCCTCTTTCTGCACTTTATTTGGCAAAATTAGCACAAGAAGCAGGATTCCCTGAAGGTGTGCTAAACGTTGTAACAGGTGCTGGTGAAACAGGTGCGGCATTAGTTGATCATCCAAATGTGGACAAGATCGCATTTACTGGATCAACTGAAGTAGGAAAGCTGATCATGCGCAATGCGTCTAACTCATTGAAGCGTGTAACACTTGAGCTTGGCGGTAAATCACCGAACATTATCTTGCCTGATGCTGACATGAGCCGTGCAGTTCCTGGTGCGTTAAGCGGAATCATGTTCAACCAAGGACAAGTTTGCTGTGCGGGATCACGTCTATATATCCAAAAGAAATCGTTTGATAATGTCGTGGCAGACCTTGTGTCTCATGCGAAAAAAATCAAGCAAGGCCCTGGTTTAGATCCAGACACTACAATGGGACCTCTTGTATCACAAGAACAGCATAACCGCGTACTTGGCTATATCCAAAAAGGACAAGACGAAGGTGCTGAGCTTCTTACTGGTGGAACAGCTCCTTTTGATAGAGGATATTTTGTTGAGCCGACAATCTTTGCGGATGTTGATGATAAGATGACGATCGCAAAAGAAGAAATCTTCGGACCAGTTGTGGCTGCAATGCCGTTTGAAGACTTAGATGATGTAATCTCTCGTGCGAACGACTCTGAATATGGTCTTGCTGCAGGACTTTGGACAGAGAATTTAAAAACAGCTCACTATGTATCTAACAAATTACGTGCGGGTACAGTTTGGGTGAACTGCTATAATGCATTTGATGCTGCTTCACCATTCGGCGGATACAAGCAATCTGGTATCGGACGTGAAATGGGATCTTATGCATTAAACAACTATACAGAAGTAAAGAGCGTGTGGGTTAACCTTAAATAG
- a CDS encoding ABC transporter ATP-binding protein encodes MAEIKLNNIVKRYDNKVTAVHDFNLDISDKEFIVFVGPSGCGKSTTLRMIAGLEEISEGELVIDDRVVNDVAPKDRDIAMVFQNYALYPHMNVYDNMAFGLKLRKFSKEEIDKRVKEAARILGLEQYLDRKPKALSGGQRQRVALGRAIVRDAKVFLMDEPLSNLDAKLRVQMRAEITKLHQRLQTTTIYVTHDQTEAMTMATRIVVMKDGHIQQVGSPKEVYDTPENIFVGGFIGSPAMNFLNGTLEDGFFKVGDTKIAVPGGKMKILQEKGYNNKEVVLGIRPEDIHDEPLFLESSSNTKIEAKIDVAELMGAETFLYSTVSGQDFIARVDSRTDIQNGQSISLAFDMNKSHFFDKETEIRIR; translated from the coding sequence ATGGCAGAAATTAAATTAAATAACATCGTAAAACGATATGATAACAAAGTAACAGCTGTACATGATTTCAACCTTGATATTTCGGATAAAGAATTTATCGTATTCGTAGGTCCATCAGGTTGCGGTAAATCTACGACTCTTCGTATGATCGCTGGTCTTGAAGAAATCTCTGAAGGCGAACTTGTAATCGACGACCGCGTTGTAAACGATGTTGCTCCAAAAGATCGCGACATTGCAATGGTTTTCCAAAACTATGCGCTTTACCCTCACATGAACGTATATGACAACATGGCGTTCGGACTTAAGCTTCGTAAATTCAGCAAAGAAGAAATTGATAAGCGTGTGAAAGAGGCTGCTCGTATTCTTGGCCTTGAGCAATACTTAGACCGTAAACCAAAAGCTCTTTCAGGTGGTCAGCGTCAGCGTGTTGCACTAGGACGTGCGATTGTTCGTGATGCAAAAGTATTCTTGATGGATGAGCCGTTATCCAACCTTGATGCAAAACTTCGTGTTCAAATGCGTGCAGAGATTACAAAGCTTCACCAACGTCTGCAAACGACTACAATCTACGTAACGCATGACCAAACAGAAGCGATGACAATGGCAACTCGTATCGTTGTTATGAAAGACGGACATATCCAGCAAGTAGGATCTCCAAAAGAAGTATACGACACTCCAGAAAACATTTTCGTTGGTGGATTTATCGGTAGCCCAGCAATGAACTTCTTGAACGGAACGCTTGAAGATGGCTTCTTTAAAGTGGGAGACACGAAGATTGCAGTTCCTGGCGGAAAAATGAAGATTTTACAAGAAAAAGGCTATAACAACAAAGAAGTTGTTCTTGGTATCCGTCCTGAAGACATCCATGATGAGCCTCTATTCTTAGAGTCTTCTTCTAACACAAAAATTGAAGCAAAGATTGACGTTGCTGAATTGATGGGTGCTGAAACGTTCCTATACTCTACAGTGAGCGGACAAGATTTCATCGCGCGTGTTGATTCTCGTACTGATATTCAAAACGGACAAAGCATCTCTCTTGCTTTTGACATGAACAAATCACATTTCTTCGACAAAGAAACTGAAATTCGCATTCGCTAA
- a CDS encoding diphthine--ammonia ligase → MRKRIVVSFSGGKDSILALHRLQTSGKWEIDSLLTTLTEDYERTTMHGVRHELLELQAESLGIPLREVWIPRDCPNEVYQERMQKEVNGIVADGIGHIMFGDIFLEDVKTYREKMLEGTGLTPIFPIWGEKTDAIIAEFLKKGFKTVVCCSDTESIDASFTGRVLDAQFIEDYPAEHDLCGENGEFHTFVFDGPNFSFPVAYKLGENRLAKDMITNKDRFYYVDLLPAK, encoded by the coding sequence ATGAGGAAAAGAATTGTTGTATCTTTTAGTGGAGGAAAAGATTCCATTTTAGCTCTGCATAGATTGCAAACATCAGGAAAATGGGAGATCGATTCTCTGCTCACGACTTTAACCGAAGATTATGAGCGAACGACGATGCATGGTGTTCGACATGAATTATTGGAGCTGCAAGCTGAATCTTTAGGCATTCCGCTTCGAGAAGTATGGATTCCTAGAGATTGCCCGAATGAAGTTTATCAGGAAAGAATGCAGAAAGAGGTCAATGGCATTGTTGCTGACGGCATCGGGCACATCATGTTCGGCGATATTTTTTTAGAAGATGTAAAAACGTACCGAGAAAAAATGCTAGAGGGAACAGGACTGACTCCGATTTTTCCTATTTGGGGAGAAAAAACAGACGCCATTATAGCAGAGTTCTTAAAGAAGGGGTTTAAAACGGTTGTTTGCTGCTCCGATACAGAAAGTATAGATGCATCATTTACAGGAAGAGTCTTGGACGCACAATTTATTGAAGATTATCCGGCCGAACATGATCTTTGTGGAGAGAACGGAGAATTCCACACCTTTGTATTTGATGGACCGAACTTTTCTTTTCCTGTTGCGTATAAGTTAGGAGAGAACCGGTTGGCAAAAGATATGATAACGAACAAAGACCGTTTTTATTACGTAGACTTGCTCCCAGCGAAGTAA
- a CDS encoding ABC transporter ATP-binding protein has translation MLTIKDVRKQFGSFTAVDGITLEIPKGEIFGLLGANGAGKTTTFRMILGLLTPSQGKITWNGKEISYETSDLVGYLPEERGLYPKLTIREQLIYLGQLRGMSRSHIQEQTDKWLKRFGAEEYLNKKVEALSKGNQQKIQFIAAVLHSPELLILDEPFSGLDPVNVELLKNAVHELKKEGTTIVFSSHRMEHVEELCQHLCIMHRGKAVVQGNLKEIKRSFGKKNVSVKADFDLAYLKDTNGVVKHRLTADGITLQVEREEVAQDLFQAIQSRGFVRKFELEEPSLNDIFIEKVGVAHE, from the coding sequence ATGTTAACCATTAAAGATGTTAGAAAACAGTTTGGCAGCTTTACAGCCGTTGACGGAATAACATTGGAGATTCCTAAAGGTGAGATATTTGGTCTTTTAGGTGCAAACGGTGCAGGAAAGACAACGACATTCCGAATGATTTTAGGGCTTTTAACACCATCGCAAGGAAAGATTACTTGGAACGGAAAAGAGATTTCTTATGAGACGAGTGACCTTGTTGGGTATTTACCCGAAGAACGAGGATTATATCCAAAACTAACAATTCGAGAGCAGTTGATCTATCTTGGCCAACTGCGCGGCATGTCCCGATCACACATACAAGAACAAACCGATAAATGGCTAAAGCGTTTTGGGGCAGAAGAATATTTAAATAAGAAGGTAGAAGCGCTTTCTAAAGGAAATCAGCAAAAAATACAATTCATTGCAGCTGTTCTCCATTCGCCTGAGTTGTTAATTTTAGATGAACCGTTTAGCGGTTTGGACCCAGTGAACGTTGAACTTTTAAAAAATGCTGTACATGAACTTAAAAAAGAAGGAACAACGATCGTGTTCTCCTCGCACAGAATGGAGCATGTTGAAGAATTGTGTCAGCACTTATGCATTATGCATAGAGGGAAAGCAGTCGTTCAAGGCAACTTAAAAGAAATTAAACGATCGTTTGGAAAGAAGAACGTTTCCGTGAAAGCTGATTTTGATCTAGCGTATTTAAAAGACACGAATGGCGTGGTGAAACATCGCTTAACAGCAGATGGTATTACGCTTCAAGTAGAGCGTGAAGAAGTGGCTCAAGACTTGTTTCAAGCTATACAGTCAAGAGGCTTTGTTCGAAAGTTTGAACTCGAAGAACCTTCATTAAATGATATCTTCATCGAGAAAGTAGGTGTCGCTCATGAGTAA
- a CDS encoding PucR family transcriptional regulator yields MLDKLKKHYRNSITTDTSQQSGFLWFITDDGAPFGISQSAISDSESRLLRSMFNIYENDTITPAYSSAQLKWESILLGNESTDEESFYRFVHFFSKQPITDFISFSEAVNGLFPEDAVLLLNKDHKGGVIIETSKQEFTDTPYEALKDMLSTDFYIDISVYIGSYHHQLAHAKESFEREQQQFIEVKNQLLPKSVYTVADVVPQLLLQSANPVAEKTLHALLAEWDEEDQETLKSIKVFAECNMNVSLAAKKLYIHRNSLQYRVDKFYEKTGIDVKQFKNALTVYMAILSYEHHKNL; encoded by the coding sequence ATGCTCGATAAGTTAAAGAAACATTACAGAAATTCTATAACAACGGACACCTCTCAGCAGTCAGGCTTTCTCTGGTTCATTACAGATGATGGAGCACCATTTGGCATTTCTCAATCTGCCATTTCCGATTCAGAGAGCCGTTTACTTCGGTCCATGTTTAATATATATGAAAATGATACGATCACACCTGCTTATTCTTCTGCACAGTTAAAATGGGAATCTATCTTACTCGGAAACGAATCAACTGATGAAGAAAGTTTCTACCGTTTTGTGCACTTTTTTAGCAAGCAGCCTATAACCGATTTCATTTCTTTTTCTGAAGCGGTTAACGGACTTTTTCCTGAAGATGCCGTCCTCCTGTTAAATAAAGACCACAAAGGCGGAGTCATTATTGAAACGTCCAAGCAGGAGTTTACCGACACGCCTTATGAAGCGCTTAAAGACATGCTTTCAACTGACTTTTATATCGATATTTCCGTATATATAGGTTCCTATCATCACCAGTTAGCTCATGCGAAAGAATCCTTCGAGCGTGAACAGCAGCAATTTATAGAAGTAAAAAACCAGCTGCTTCCAAAATCGGTGTATACGGTAGCGGATGTGGTCCCTCAATTGCTTCTTCAATCCGCAAACCCCGTAGCAGAGAAAACCTTACATGCTTTATTAGCAGAGTGGGATGAGGAAGATCAAGAAACATTAAAAAGCATTAAAGTGTTTGCAGAATGCAACATGAATGTTTCGTTAGCAGCGAAAAAGCTATATATTCACAGGAATAGTTTGCAATACCGAGTGGACAAGTTTTATGAAAAAACAGGAATTGATGTTAAACAGTTTAAAAATGCACTGACTGTTTATATGGCGATATTGTCTTATGAACACCATAAAAATTTATAA
- a CDS encoding polysaccharide deacetylase family protein yields the protein MYDWNNKEIWTNQENWANQRSNSLILTFDDGPSSVLIPLLDILKKHDVQAMFFWQSRLLHKNRPWKRVLEEGHMIGGHSLRHRDLTRLSRYDQQHDIETNIKHIESLTGQKIKYFRPPFGQFNEDTLHVLKELDVVPFLWEVAGLDWELKNNPNQIVHNIVNHAEDGSVILLHELKQTLMILDDLIYELKKEGYQFILPPK from the coding sequence GTGTACGACTGGAATAACAAAGAAATCTGGACGAATCAAGAGAACTGGGCTAATCAACGTTCAAATTCTCTTATCCTAACATTTGATGATGGACCGTCTTCGGTACTCATTCCCTTGCTAGATATTTTGAAGAAACATGATGTGCAGGCGATGTTCTTTTGGCAGTCACGGTTGCTGCACAAAAACCGGCCATGGAAACGGGTGTTAGAAGAAGGGCATATGATAGGCGGCCATTCACTGCGTCATCGAGACCTTACGAGACTTAGCCGTTATGACCAGCAGCATGATATTGAAACGAATATAAAACATATCGAGAGCTTAACCGGACAAAAGATAAAATACTTTCGTCCGCCATTCGGCCAGTTTAACGAAGATACATTGCACGTTCTAAAAGAACTAGATGTGGTTCCTTTTTTATGGGAGGTAGCTGGACTGGATTGGGAACTTAAGAACAACCCGAATCAAATTGTTCATAACATCGTGAATCATGCAGAAGATGGGTCAGTAATTTTGCTTCACGAGCTAAAGCAAACTCTTATGATTTTGGATGACTTAATATATGAACTTAAAAAAGAAGGCTATCAGTTTATACTGCCTCCTAAATAA
- a CDS encoding GNAT family N-acetyltransferase, translating into MKLMETRGKTVSEVILREARYDDSYELSYLMGELGYPTRPEEMTERLETLLPNAAYACFVACVNDQVIGMIGLTKGIYFEKNGCYARISALVVSEEFRGNGIGKELVRHGEEWAKEQGCTAILLNSGKHRTDTHEFYRSLDYDDTGLRFIKVML; encoded by the coding sequence ATGAAACTCATGGAAACGAGGGGAAAAACAGTGAGTGAAGTGATTCTGCGCGAAGCACGATACGATGACAGTTATGAACTTTCTTATCTTATGGGAGAGCTCGGTTATCCTACACGACCGGAAGAGATGACAGAGCGCTTGGAAACGCTGCTTCCAAATGCAGCTTATGCTTGTTTTGTGGCATGTGTAAACGACCAAGTCATTGGTATGATCGGACTAACAAAAGGAATCTATTTTGAAAAAAACGGCTGTTACGCTCGAATTTCTGCTCTTGTCGTCAGTGAAGAGTTCAGAGGAAATGGAATCGGTAAAGAGCTCGTCCGTCATGGAGAAGAATGGGCTAAAGAACAGGGCTGTACAGCGATTTTACTCAATAGCGGCAAGCACCGAACAGACACGCATGAGTTTTATAGAAGTCTCGATTATGATGACACCGGATTGCGGTTTATAAAGGTTATGCTTTAG
- a CDS encoding Cof-type HAD-IIB family hydrolase encodes MVYRLLAIDIDGTLLRSNFRIDRETKEAIDYVQQKGVYVTLASGRSFPSTQKIAKALKIDSYLISHNGGFISSSLDEPLQENRLSVEDTYKIVEILENYECHMRVVHERFSVGNQLKQKSQLVAKLTLSTGDPLFYPVSFTENLGDYVLAQEVAPPKMDVQFFDENECESAIKYLKEQMPDFEYSSSTKCQLEITAKKVTKGNALRFLGEKLGIAPNEMVAIGDSYNDLDMIEFAGLGVAMANAPDEVKKKAKWITRTNDQLGVPYMVKEVFRKQMRFQTLKR; translated from the coding sequence ATGGTATACCGTTTACTAGCGATTGACATCGACGGAACCCTACTGCGAAGCAATTTCCGTATCGATAGAGAAACGAAAGAAGCCATTGATTATGTGCAGCAAAAAGGGGTATATGTCACACTCGCTTCGGGCAGAAGCTTTCCATCTACACAAAAGATCGCAAAAGCGTTAAAGATCGACAGTTATCTGATCAGCCACAACGGAGGATTCATATCATCGTCCCTAGATGAGCCTTTGCAAGAAAACAGGTTGTCTGTCGAAGATACTTACAAGATTGTAGAGATCCTCGAGAATTACGAATGCCACATGCGTGTTGTTCATGAACGTTTTTCTGTAGGCAATCAGCTGAAGCAAAAGAGCCAGCTCGTGGCAAAGTTAACGTTGAGCACAGGTGATCCTTTGTTCTATCCGGTTTCGTTTACAGAAAATCTAGGAGATTACGTCCTCGCGCAAGAAGTGGCGCCGCCGAAAATGGATGTACAATTCTTTGATGAAAATGAATGCGAGTCAGCAATTAAGTATTTGAAAGAGCAAATGCCAGACTTTGAGTATTCATCTTCTACGAAGTGCCAGTTAGAGATTACGGCTAAAAAAGTAACAAAAGGAAATGCATTAAGGTTCCTTGGCGAAAAGCTTGGGATTGCACCAAACGAGATGGTGGCAATCGGGGATTCGTATAATGATTTGGATATGATTGAGTTTGCGGGTCTAGGCGTGGCAATGGCAAATGCACCTGACGAAGTGAAGAAAAAAGCGAAGTGGATCACACGTACGAACGATCAGCTTGGTGTTCCGTACATGGTAAAAGAAGTGTTTCGTAAGCAGATGCGCTTCCAGACATTGAAAAGATAG
- a CDS encoding DUF445 domain-containing protein: MDMWITIIIMIVIGALIGGLTNLIAIKMLFRPFNTLYIGKFRVPFTPGLIPKRRKQLAVQLGETVTKHLLTAEGVQAKINDTGFRTEMTELVQGEVKRFLKSDMTISELLQKDFGAADIQTRIQTTTEAWLANRMKIMLESSNGKEMKEVLPEKFVAAGEEKLPEVVDWLLNKGIVYLESDEGRKSLASGIDAFLMDKGMLVNMVSMFFGNVSIAEKVQPELIKFMKHENTRDTLLQLLQQEYRNFMDKKMDEALELFDMPEITAGLAKEITARLPIEEYLNTPIHSLATTVEGWIVNDLTPKAVAAGLDLFVAKLEVLLEKMHLAKIVEEQVEAFSLERLEEIIIAIAKSELKMITWLGALLGGLIGLFQGILVLFL, translated from the coding sequence ATGGATATGTGGATTACAATAATCATCATGATCGTTATAGGTGCATTAATTGGAGGGTTAACAAATTTAATAGCCATTAAAATGTTATTCCGCCCATTTAACACCTTATATATTGGGAAATTCAGAGTGCCATTTACTCCTGGACTCATTCCAAAACGAAGAAAGCAGCTAGCTGTCCAGCTTGGTGAAACGGTAACGAAGCATTTGCTGACAGCTGAAGGTGTTCAGGCAAAGATTAACGACACAGGATTTCGTACAGAAATGACGGAACTTGTTCAAGGTGAAGTAAAACGCTTTTTGAAAAGCGACATGACAATCAGTGAATTGTTGCAAAAAGATTTTGGTGCCGCTGATATTCAAACTCGTATTCAAACGACGACTGAAGCATGGCTTGCCAACCGAATGAAAATAATGCTTGAGAGTTCAAATGGCAAGGAAATGAAAGAGGTTTTGCCAGAAAAGTTCGTTGCTGCTGGTGAAGAAAAACTTCCTGAAGTAGTAGACTGGCTTTTAAACAAAGGCATCGTTTACTTAGAAAGTGATGAAGGCAGAAAGTCATTAGCTAGCGGAATTGATGCGTTTTTAATGGATAAAGGAATGCTCGTTAACATGGTGTCTATGTTCTTCGGCAATGTGAGTATCGCTGAAAAAGTGCAGCCTGAACTGATTAAGTTTATGAAGCATGAAAACACACGTGACACATTGCTTCAGCTTCTTCAACAAGAATATCGAAATTTTATGGATAAAAAAATGGACGAAGCACTTGAGTTGTTCGACATGCCTGAGATTACTGCAGGTCTTGCAAAAGAGATTACAGCAAGACTTCCGATTGAAGAGTATTTAAACACGCCGATCCACTCATTAGCAACAACGGTAGAAGGATGGATCGTTAACGATTTAACGCCAAAAGCGGTAGCAGCAGGCCTTGACCTGTTTGTAGCAAAACTAGAAGTACTTCTTGAAAAAATGCACCTGGCAAAGATTGTGGAAGAACAAGTCGAAGCATTTTCACTAGAGCGTTTAGAGGAAATTATTATTGCGATCGCAAAAAGTGAACTTAAGATGATTACCTGGCTAGGAGCTCTTTTAGGTGGATTGATCGGCTTATTTCAAGGTATCCTTGTACTATTTTTGTAG
- a CDS encoding YlbF family regulator: MANVYDVAYDLEKALRNSEDFTALKQSYDEVNNNPETKELFGKFRDIQVNLQQKQMNGQEVTPEEIEEAQKLFADVQQNETISKLMAAEQRMSMIINDLNKVITKPLEELYGAMVEEEGQQQ, translated from the coding sequence ATGGCAAACGTATACGATGTTGCATACGACTTAGAAAAAGCATTACGCAATAGTGAAGACTTTACAGCTTTAAAACAAAGCTATGATGAAGTAAATAACAATCCGGAAACAAAAGAACTTTTCGGTAAATTCCGTGATATTCAAGTAAATCTTCAGCAAAAACAAATGAACGGCCAAGAAGTGACGCCTGAAGAGATTGAAGAAGCTCAAAAGCTGTTTGCTGATGTACAGCAGAACGAAACGATCTCTAAACTTATGGCAGCAGAACAACGCATGAGCATGATCATCAACGATCTGAATAAAGTGATCACAAAGCCTTTAGAAGAACTTTACGGTGCAATGGTTGAAGAAGAAGGACAACAACAATAA
- a CDS encoding YhzD family protein, giving the protein MNTYALTAYESNGEKILDENIKASNDSEAKQRGEARLAELNMQEKTHRLTSPKGQLLLFHR; this is encoded by the coding sequence ATGAATACATACGCCTTAACAGCTTATGAAAGTAACGGAGAAAAAATTTTGGATGAAAACATAAAGGCATCCAATGATTCTGAAGCAAAACAACGGGGAGAAGCCCGTTTGGCTGAACTAAACATGCAAGAAAAAACGCATCGTCTGACTTCACCAAAGGGACAGTTGCTTCTTTTCCATCGCTAA